The Erythrobacter sp. JK5 genome includes a region encoding these proteins:
- a CDS encoding ribonuclease D yields the protein MTVHFHEEDLPAGVLEGASDLAVDTETMGLVTPRDRLCVVQISDGSGDEHLVRFAPGSDYAAPNLKAILGNRDRTKLYHFARFDLAAIHHYLGVMAGPVFCTKIASKLTRTYTDRHGLKNLVDELLGETLSKQQQSSDWGGPELSEAQRDYAASDVRYLHRLRDELAVRLEREGRTHLAQACFEFLPTRALLDIAGWADHDIFSHA from the coding sequence ATGACAGTGCATTTCCACGAAGAAGACCTGCCCGCAGGCGTGCTCGAGGGCGCGAGCGATCTCGCGGTCGATACCGAAACCATGGGCCTCGTGACGCCGCGCGACCGGCTGTGCGTGGTGCAGATCAGCGACGGCTCGGGCGATGAGCATCTGGTGCGGTTTGCGCCCGGCAGCGATTACGCCGCTCCCAATCTCAAGGCGATCCTCGGCAATCGCGATCGGACCAAGCTGTATCACTTCGCCCGCTTCGATCTCGCCGCGATCCACCACTACCTCGGGGTGATGGCCGGGCCGGTGTTCTGCACCAAGATCGCCAGCAAGCTGACCCGCACCTACACCGACCGGCACGGGCTCAAGAACCTGGTCGACGAATTGCTGGGCGAAACCCTGTCGAAGCAGCAGCAGAGCTCCGACTGGGGCGGCCCCGAACTCAGCGAGGCGCAGCGCGATTATGCCGCTTCCGATGTCCGCTACCTGCACCGCCTGCGCGACGAGCTCGCCGTGCGGCTGGAGCGCGAGGGGCGCACGCACCTCGCCCAGGCCTGTTTCGAATTCCTGCCCACCCGCGCGCTGCTCGACATCGCCGGTTGGGCCGATCACGACATCTTCAGCCACGCGTAA
- the ung gene encoding uracil-DNA glycosylase: MASEAIPESWRDALEPVLAQPEARKLGGWLRAQEDAGKVIYPPRGTRLAALAMTPLDAVRVVILGQDPYHGPNQAHGLAFSVQDGVKVPPSLVNIFKELESDCGIARPAHGNLSKWAQQGLLLLNNTLTVAAGQAGSHAGRGWDAITDAAVAAVAERGDPTVFILWGSHAKKKAGRVRALGTSQHHLVLTSPHPSPLSAHNGFFGSRPFSQANAFLESHGRGVIDWSLG, encoded by the coding sequence ATGGCGAGCGAGGCAATACCCGAAAGCTGGCGCGACGCGCTCGAACCGGTGCTGGCGCAGCCCGAAGCACGCAAGCTCGGCGGCTGGCTGCGCGCGCAGGAGGACGCGGGCAAGGTTATCTACCCGCCGCGCGGCACCCGGCTTGCCGCGCTGGCAATGACGCCGCTCGACGCAGTGCGGGTGGTGATTCTCGGGCAGGATCCCTATCACGGGCCGAACCAGGCGCACGGTCTCGCATTCTCGGTGCAGGACGGGGTCAAGGTGCCGCCCTCGCTGGTCAACATCTTCAAGGAGCTGGAGAGCGATTGCGGGATCGCACGGCCCGCGCACGGCAATCTGTCGAAATGGGCGCAGCAGGGGCTGCTGCTGCTCAACAACACGCTGACCGTGGCGGCCGGGCAGGCGGGCAGCCATGCCGGTCGCGGGTGGGATGCGATCACCGACGCCGCCGTCGCGGCGGTGGCCGAGCGCGGCGATCCGACCGTGTTCATCCTGTGGGGCAGCCATGCGAAGAAGAAAGCGGGACGAGTGCGCGCGCTTGGCACCTCTCAGCACCACCTTGTGCTGACGTCACCCCACCCCAGCCCGCTCTCGGCGCATAACGGCTTTTTCGGCTCGCGCCCGTTCAGCCAGGCCAATGCCTTTCTCGAAAGCCACGGGCGCGGCGTGATCGACTGGTCGCTGGGATGA
- a CDS encoding glutamate synthase subunit beta, whose product MGKETGFLELDRRDRDYLDPKERLGNYREFVVQPDDATLAGQASRCMNCGIPYCHNGCPVNNLIPDWNHLVYEDDWRNALDVLHSTNNFPEFTGRICPAPCEASCTLNIVDQPVTIKSIECAIVDRGWKEGWIEPQIPETKTGKSVAVVGSGPAGMACAQQLARAGHSVTLFEKNDRVGGLLRYGIPDFKMEKHLISRRCIQMEAEGVEFKTSKEVGVDVSFKSLQENFDAIVLSGGAEDARALSIPGAEMPGVRLAMEFLTQQNKRNAGDDELRAAPRGSLLATDKHVVVIGGGDTGSDCVGTSNRQGAKSVTQLEIMPKPPEKEDKALTWPDWPLKLRTSSSHEEGVERDWAVLTKRVIGDGDTVTGLECARVEWVDGQMREVVGSEFTIPADLILLAMGFVGPKKAGLLEQAGVELTERGNVSANTEDYTTSVPGVFACGDIRRGQSLVVWAIREGRQAARAVDEALMGVTELPR is encoded by the coding sequence GTGGGCAAGGAAACCGGGTTTCTCGAACTGGATCGGCGCGATCGGGATTATCTCGATCCCAAGGAGCGTCTGGGCAACTACCGCGAATTCGTGGTCCAGCCGGACGATGCGACGCTCGCCGGGCAGGCGTCGCGCTGCATGAACTGCGGCATTCCCTATTGTCACAACGGCTGCCCGGTGAACAACCTGATCCCGGACTGGAACCACCTCGTCTACGAAGACGACTGGCGCAACGCGCTCGACGTGCTGCATTCCACCAATAACTTCCCCGAATTCACCGGCCGCATCTGCCCCGCCCCGTGCGAGGCGAGCTGCACGCTCAACATCGTCGACCAGCCGGTGACGATCAAATCGATCGAATGCGCGATCGTCGATCGCGGGTGGAAGGAAGGCTGGATCGAGCCGCAGATTCCCGAGACGAAGACCGGCAAGTCGGTCGCGGTGGTCGGTTCCGGCCCCGCCGGCATGGCCTGCGCACAGCAGCTCGCGCGCGCCGGGCACAGCGTCACCCTGTTCGAAAAGAACGACCGGGTCGGCGGGCTGCTGCGCTACGGCATCCCCGACTTCAAAATGGAAAAACACCTGATCAGCCGCCGCTGCATCCAGATGGAAGCCGAAGGGGTCGAGTTCAAAACGTCGAAGGAAGTCGGCGTCGATGTTTCGTTCAAGAGCCTGCAGGAAAACTTCGACGCGATCGTGCTTTCGGGCGGCGCCGAGGATGCCCGCGCGCTTTCGATCCCCGGCGCGGAAATGCCCGGCGTGCGGCTCGCGATGGAGTTCCTGACCCAGCAGAACAAGCGCAACGCCGGCGACGACGAGCTGCGCGCCGCGCCGCGCGGCAGCCTGCTCGCGACCGACAAGCATGTGGTGGTGATCGGCGGCGGCGATACCGGCAGCGACTGCGTCGGCACCTCCAACCGGCAGGGCGCGAAGAGCGTGACCCAGCTCGAGATCATGCCCAAGCCGCCGGAAAAGGAAGACAAGGCGCTGACCTGGCCCGACTGGCCATTGAAGCTGCGCACTTCCTCGAGCCACGAGGAAGGCGTCGAGCGCGACTGGGCTGTTCTCACCAAGCGCGTGATCGGCGATGGCGACACCGTCACCGGGCTCGAATGCGCGCGGGTCGAATGGGTGGATGGCCAGATGCGCGAAGTCGTCGGCAGCGAATTCACCATTCCAGCCGACCTGATCCTGCTTGCAATGGGCTTTGTCGGGCCGAAGAAGGCAGGGCTGCTCGAACAGGCGGGGGTCGAGCTGACCGAGCGCGGAAACGTGTCTGCCAACACCGAAGACTACACCACCAGCGTGCCCGGCGTGTTTGCCTGCGGCGACATTCGGCGCGGGCAAAGCCTGGTCGTGTGGGCGATCCGCGAAGGTCGACAGGCCGCGCGCGCGGTCGACGAGGCGCTGATGGGTGTGACCGAATTGCCGCGTTGA
- a CDS encoding carbohydrate porin has translation MQVTPANPKNSLCARALVLAALGGGSLALASPALAESGADPFDYAVAFDAEFDEAQVRPAPQGGIVLLPEDVERFAQAASTAPVSSAAPLLSLQGKALIPPGPPKPFSARLVVSQFVDVPVAGDADDVVRYSGRADAYVDIGGSNFGLDDSWQLTLRPEYTWGKTSNGAIGLIPSNTSLFRPEGAGDFDLSVSISKRWKSGAKLTIGKVNVLDISGSLPVVESDGHYGFQNLGLALPPTAVVPNTLTGAQLEIPTKNFIYRLWVFDPDSQYQRTGFETAFESGVAFMAAAAYKARIGKMPGIYNFAVVGSTRDQFAVDILPRALTPPPQPIASFGDESGELAVQLSAYQFITLYPEAPGKGWGILARFQASSGDPTFLDYSGYFGISGNPRKRPQDRFGLAYFQYSLTDELVDDIAFRLPIEDEQGVEAFYTLGIHKGFELTVNAQLIDSAVAFRDTGVLVGARLTAGF, from the coding sequence ATGCAGGTCACTCCGGCCAATCCAAAAAACTCGCTGTGCGCTCGTGCGCTCGTTCTGGCAGCCCTTGGCGGTGGATCGCTTGCGTTGGCGAGCCCCGCATTGGCGGAGAGCGGAGCCGACCCGTTCGACTACGCCGTCGCCTTCGATGCGGAATTCGACGAGGCACAGGTGCGCCCCGCTCCTCAGGGCGGGATCGTCCTGCTGCCCGAAGACGTCGAGCGCTTCGCACAAGCTGCGTCGACCGCGCCGGTTTCCTCCGCCGCGCCGCTGCTCTCGCTGCAAGGCAAGGCGTTGATCCCGCCCGGCCCGCCGAAACCCTTTTCGGCGCGGCTGGTCGTCTCGCAATTCGTCGATGTCCCGGTCGCGGGCGATGCCGACGACGTGGTGCGCTACAGCGGGCGCGCCGATGCCTATGTCGATATCGGCGGGAGTAATTTCGGGCTCGATGACAGCTGGCAGCTGACGCTGCGGCCAGAATACACCTGGGGCAAGACTTCGAACGGCGCGATCGGGCTGATCCCCAGCAACACCTCGCTGTTCCGCCCCGAAGGCGCGGGCGATTTCGACCTGTCGGTCAGCATTTCGAAGCGCTGGAAATCGGGCGCCAAGCTAACCATCGGCAAGGTCAACGTGCTCGACATCTCGGGCTCGCTACCGGTGGTCGAAAGCGACGGGCATTACGGCTTCCAGAACCTCGGTCTGGCGCTGCCGCCGACCGCCGTGGTCCCCAACACGCTAACCGGCGCGCAGCTCGAAATTCCGACCAAGAATTTCATCTACCGCCTGTGGGTGTTCGATCCGGATTCGCAATACCAGCGCACCGGCTTCGAAACCGCGTTCGAAAGCGGCGTCGCCTTCATGGCAGCCGCCGCCTACAAGGCGCGGATCGGCAAGATGCCGGGCATCTACAATTTCGCAGTGGTCGGATCGACCCGCGACCAGTTCGCGGTCGATATCCTGCCGCGCGCGCTTACCCCGCCGCCGCAGCCGATCGCCTCGTTCGGCGACGAAAGCGGCGAGCTGGCGGTGCAGCTTTCGGCCTATCAGTTCATCACGCTCTATCCCGAAGCACCGGGCAAGGGCTGGGGCATCCTCGCCCGGTTCCAGGCTTCCAGCGGCGACCCGACCTTCCTCGATTACTCGGGCTATTTCGGGATTTCGGGCAATCCCCGCAAGCGCCCGCAGGACCGCTTCGGCCTCGCCTATTTCCAGTATTCGCTGACCGACGAGCTGGTCGACGACATCGCCTTCCGCCTGCCGATCGAGGACGAACAGGGCGTCGAGGCGTTCTACACGCTTGGCATCCACAAGGGATTCGAGCTGACGGTCAATGCGCAGCTGATCGACAGCGCGGTCGCGTTCCGCGACACCGGAGTGCTGGTCGGTGCACGTCTGACGGCAGGATTCTGA
- a CDS encoding AAA family ATPase, translating into MKPRFLITGSSGGGKSTLIARPAQRGARVVREPGLRVSQGEGPKPWEDRAEFVLAQDR; encoded by the coding sequence ATGAAGCCACGCTTTCTGATCACCGGGTCCTCGGGCGGGGGCAAGTCCACCTTGATCGCACGCCCTGCGCAGCGCGGCGCCCGTGTCGTCCGTGAACCGGGCCTTCGCGTGAGTCAGGGCGAAGGACCGAAACCATGGGAAGATCGGGCGGAATTCGTCCTCGCGCAGGATCGCTAG
- a CDS encoding TraR/DksA C4-type zinc finger protein, with product MTEEEARQALLERQAQLEQEDATNADSRDTVELQQDSVGRLSRMDAMQQQAMAQAQERRRAAERARIRAALERLDEGEWGYCVRCGEAIAAARLRHDPGVAMCVGCAGGAG from the coding sequence ATGACCGAAGAGGAGGCCCGCCAGGCTTTGCTCGAACGGCAAGCGCAGCTCGAGCAAGAAGACGCCACCAACGCGGATTCGCGCGACACGGTCGAATTGCAGCAGGACAGCGTCGGTCGGCTCTCGCGGATGGACGCGATGCAGCAGCAGGCGATGGCGCAGGCGCAGGAACGCCGCCGTGCGGCTGAGCGGGCGCGGATCAGGGCCGCGCTCGAACGGCTCGACGAAGGCGAATGGGGCTATTGCGTGCGCTGCGGCGAAGCGATCGCCGCAGCGCGCCTGCGCCACGATCCCGGCGTCGCGATGTGCGTGGGGTGTGCGGGAGGCGCTGGCTAG
- the lptC gene encoding LPS export ABC transporter periplasmic protein LptC, with the protein MITKRRIETSEAMALRSKRQHLAAPGGSHDRLVGFLARALPMAVGLIAALMVITPLSPRGEVSFLLDRNKVAMINERLSVDNAMYRGRDDEGRPFSITAGEAVQRSSVEGLVRMDDLVAQLLLTDGPARISAPGGTYDIDEEVVTINGEVRLTAADGYTMTARGVSVDLQARTMRGDNGVEGKVPAGAFSARAIEADLGARTIALDGNARLSMIPGKLRVP; encoded by the coding sequence ATGATTACCAAGCGCCGCATCGAAACCAGCGAAGCGATGGCTCTGCGCAGCAAGCGCCAGCATCTCGCCGCGCCGGGCGGATCGCACGATCGGCTGGTCGGCTTTCTCGCGCGCGCGCTGCCGATGGCGGTCGGGCTGATCGCGGCGCTGATGGTGATCACTCCGCTTTCGCCGCGCGGCGAGGTCAGCTTTCTGCTCGATCGCAACAAGGTGGCGATGATCAACGAGCGGTTGAGCGTCGACAACGCGATGTATCGTGGGCGCGACGACGAAGGGCGACCGTTCTCGATCACCGCCGGTGAAGCCGTGCAGCGCTCGAGCGTGGAAGGGCTGGTGCGGATGGACGATCTCGTCGCCCAATTGCTGCTTACCGATGGGCCGGCGCGGATCAGCGCGCCCGGCGGCACCTACGACATCGACGAGGAAGTGGTGACGATCAACGGAGAGGTGCGGCTGACTGCGGCCGACGGCTACACGATGACGGCGCGCGGCGTGTCGGTCGATCTGCAGGCGCGCACGATGCGCGGCGACAACGGGGTCGAGGGCAAGGTCCCCGCGGGTGCGTTCTCGGCGCGGGCGATCGAAGCCGATCTCGGCGCGCGCACGATCGCGCTGGACGGCAATGCGCGACTGTCGATGATCCCGGGAAAGTTGAGGGTACCGTGA